A DNA window from Maribellus comscasis contains the following coding sequences:
- a CDS encoding Gfo/Idh/MocA family protein — protein sequence MKSQKKVKVSRRNFIGTTAAAAAGFSIVPRHAVAGLGHVAPSDKLNIAGIGIGGKGKVNLRNMPGQNIVALCDVDWDYAQPVFDTYPGAKKYKDFREMLEKQKDIEAVVIATPDHTHALSAAAAMELGKHTYLQKPLTHSVWESRYLTKLAEKTGVVTQMGNEGHSNDEVYEVAEVVQGGCLGVIKEAHVWTNRPIWRQGMPQPLKEVKVPKTLSWDLFIGPAKMRPYNPEYHPWIWRGWWDYGTGALGDMGCHLLDVPNFALQLGAPVAFQASSSLVNTESAPVAAKVSYLFPARKNLPYCALPELELTWYDGGFMPARPFDLPLDAPMNPGGGFMFVGSEATLIAESYGAKWKVYKNGEEFTPKPKVKLERIPDDPNGGGRHEMHFVNCCKNGGTPASSFEYAGPFNEMVVMGNLAVRMQSLQKTLLWDSENMKVTNISPDEKLRTTKLLPFAEDVVTRKVERESKENVEWNAQEMCEEWVKHSYQNGWSL from the coding sequence ATGAAATCTCAAAAGAAAGTAAAAGTATCCAGAAGAAATTTTATTGGTACAACTGCAGCTGCAGCTGCAGGGTTTTCAATTGTTCCGCGTCATGCGGTTGCGGGGCTTGGGCATGTTGCACCCAGCGATAAGTTAAACATTGCAGGAATTGGCATTGGAGGGAAAGGAAAAGTTAACCTTCGGAATATGCCGGGGCAAAATATTGTTGCACTTTGCGATGTTGACTGGGATTATGCGCAACCGGTTTTTGATACCTACCCGGGCGCGAAGAAATACAAAGATTTTCGCGAAATGCTGGAAAAACAAAAGGATATTGAGGCCGTTGTGATTGCTACCCCGGATCACACGCATGCTTTGTCTGCTGCCGCTGCAATGGAACTGGGAAAACATACTTATTTGCAAAAACCATTAACTCATTCGGTTTGGGAGTCGAGGTATTTGACCAAGCTGGCAGAAAAGACCGGGGTTGTTACCCAAATGGGAAATGAAGGTCATTCGAATGATGAGGTTTACGAAGTTGCCGAAGTTGTTCAGGGAGGCTGTTTGGGGGTTATTAAAGAGGCACATGTATGGACCAACCGCCCAATTTGGCGACAGGGAATGCCCCAACCGTTAAAAGAGGTAAAAGTGCCCAAAACGCTTTCCTGGGATTTGTTTATTGGCCCGGCAAAAATGCGGCCTTACAATCCGGAATATCACCCATGGATTTGGAGAGGATGGTGGGATTACGGAACAGGCGCTTTGGGCGACATGGGATGTCATTTGCTCGATGTCCCTAATTTTGCGCTTCAATTGGGTGCTCCTGTTGCATTCCAGGCCAGCTCATCGTTGGTGAATACTGAAAGTGCGCCGGTTGCCGCAAAGGTTTCTTATCTCTTCCCGGCAAGGAAGAATTTACCTTACTGCGCGTTACCTGAATTGGAATTAACCTGGTACGACGGAGGTTTTATGCCTGCTCGTCCGTTTGATTTGCCGCTGGATGCTCCGATGAACCCGGGAGGAGGTTTTATGTTTGTTGGTTCAGAAGCGACGTTGATTGCAGAAAGTTACGGCGCCAAATGGAAAGTATATAAAAACGGAGAAGAGTTTACTCCAAAGCCAAAAGTTAAACTGGAAAGAATTCCTGATGATCCGAATGGAGGAGGCCGTCATGAAATGCATTTTGTAAATTGCTGCAAAAACGGTGGGACCCCAGCTTCCAGTTTTGAATATGCAGGACCATTCAACGAAATGGTTGTAATGGGTAATCTTGCTGTTCGTATGCAGTCGTTGCAAAAAACATTGCTTTGGGATAGTGAGAATATGAAGGTTACCAATATTTCTCCGGATGAGAAACTAAGGACAACCAAACTTTTGCCTTTTGCGGAAGATGTTGTTACCCGGAAAGTTGAACGTGAATCAAAAGAAAACGTTGAATGGAATGCACAGGAAATGTGCGAAGAATGGGTTAAACATTCGTATCAAAACGGCTGGAGCCTGTAA
- a CDS encoding NADP-dependent malic enzyme, with protein MSKIRRIDALDYHEKERPGKIEVVPTKPHNTQYDLSLAYTPGVAQPCLEIHKNRDDVYRYTSKGNLVAVISNGTAVLGLGDIGPEAGKPVMEGKGLLFKIFADVDVFDVEVNEKDPKKLIEVVKAIAPTFGGINLEDIKAPECFEIEETLKRELDIPVFHDDQHGTAIISAAGLINALELNNKAIENIKVVVNGAGAAAVSCIRLYFSLGVKPENVVMIDSKGVLNQSRTDLNPIKQQFVTEQKINTLEEALVDADVFLGLSVGNVVTKKMIRSMAKDPIVFAMANPNPEITYEDATSAREDIIMATGRSDYPNQINNVLGFPFIFRGALDVRATHINEEMKIAAAKALANLAKEYVPELVAKAYNKQNIVFGRDYIIPKPLDPRLIHNVSIAVAKAAMKTGVARNPIKNWTAYKQELSSRMGIDNKLIMAIRNKAKQEPKRVVFAEANNFKVLKAVQFVIREGIARPVLLGNEEKIKALIEENQLQIENVTVIDLFKSVSDDQRHRYAKILYEKRRRKGMTYDEAVEKMYNRDYFGAMMVETGEADAFISGFSRKYSDTIRPALQVIGVKEQFNHIAGMYILITKKGPIFLADTTVNMDPAPQTLVDTTILTAAEVQKFNIIPRIALLSYSNFGAFKGNGSPVRVKEAVKILHEKYPDLIADGEMQANYALNGKLRYKRYPFSKLGDNDANTLIFPNLSSGNICYKILQTMGAAEAIGPVLMGMKKPIHILQRDSSVREIINMVAIAVVDAQAVPGTGE; from the coding sequence ATGTCCAAAATTAGAAGAATAGACGCTCTGGATTATCATGAAAAAGAACGCCCGGGAAAAATTGAAGTTGTTCCTACGAAACCACACAATACACAGTACGATCTGTCGCTGGCCTACACACCGGGAGTTGCTCAGCCTTGTCTCGAAATTCACAAAAACCGTGATGATGTATACCGCTACACCTCAAAAGGAAATCTTGTTGCAGTGATTTCAAACGGCACGGCTGTACTCGGCCTTGGCGATATTGGTCCAGAAGCAGGGAAACCGGTAATGGAAGGAAAAGGATTACTGTTTAAAATTTTTGCCGATGTTGATGTTTTTGATGTTGAAGTAAATGAAAAAGACCCAAAAAAACTGATTGAAGTTGTAAAAGCCATTGCTCCAACTTTTGGCGGAATAAACCTAGAAGATATAAAAGCTCCAGAATGTTTTGAGATTGAAGAAACCTTAAAACGCGAACTGGACATCCCGGTTTTTCATGACGACCAGCACGGTACTGCCATAATTTCGGCGGCCGGATTAATAAACGCCCTCGAATTAAACAATAAAGCCATTGAAAATATAAAAGTGGTTGTAAACGGTGCCGGCGCAGCTGCTGTCTCGTGTATCCGTTTGTATTTTAGCCTTGGAGTAAAACCCGAAAACGTGGTGATGATTGACAGTAAAGGAGTTTTGAACCAATCGCGTACCGATTTAAATCCGATAAAACAGCAATTTGTTACAGAACAAAAAATTAACACGCTGGAAGAAGCTTTGGTTGACGCCGATGTTTTCCTCGGACTTTCGGTAGGAAATGTTGTTACAAAAAAGATGATTCGCTCGATGGCCAAAGATCCCATCGTTTTTGCCATGGCAAATCCGAATCCGGAAATCACTTATGAAGATGCAACGTCAGCGCGCGAAGATATTATCATGGCTACCGGAAGAAGTGATTATCCCAACCAGATTAACAATGTGCTTGGATTTCCTTTTATTTTCAGGGGGGCACTTGATGTTCGTGCTACTCACATCAACGAGGAAATGAAAATTGCTGCTGCCAAAGCGTTGGCAAATTTGGCAAAAGAGTATGTGCCCGAATTGGTAGCCAAAGCGTACAACAAACAAAACATCGTTTTTGGAAGAGACTATATCATCCCCAAACCTCTTGATCCGCGCTTAATACATAACGTGTCAATAGCTGTTGCAAAAGCCGCAATGAAAACCGGTGTAGCGCGAAATCCCATAAAAAACTGGACAGCCTACAAACAGGAATTATCAAGCCGGATGGGAATTGACAATAAACTTATCATGGCCATCCGAAACAAAGCAAAACAGGAACCTAAACGTGTTGTGTTTGCTGAAGCCAATAATTTTAAAGTGTTAAAAGCAGTTCAATTTGTCATTCGGGAAGGAATTGCCAGGCCTGTTCTTTTGGGAAATGAAGAAAAAATTAAGGCTTTAATTGAAGAAAATCAGTTGCAAATTGAAAATGTAACGGTTATCGATTTATTTAAATCGGTTTCAGACGACCAAAGACACAGGTATGCAAAAATTCTTTATGAAAAGCGCAGAAGAAAAGGAATGACCTACGACGAGGCTGTTGAAAAAATGTATAACCGCGATTATTTTGGTGCCATGATGGTGGAAACAGGCGAAGCTGATGCTTTTATTTCCGGTTTTTCAAGAAAGTACTCCGACACCATTCGTCCGGCACTCCAGGTAATTGGAGTAAAAGAACAGTTTAATCATATTGCAGGAATGTATATTCTGATAACCAAAAAAGGTCCGATTTTTTTGGCCGACACAACCGTAAATATGGATCCGGCTCCCCAAACCTTAGTTGATACCACCATCTTAACAGCTGCGGAAGTTCAGAAATTTAACATCATTCCGAGAATAGCGTTACTCTCCTACTCCAATTTTGGAGCATTTAAAGGAAATGGTAGTCCGGTGAGAGTAAAAGAAGCCGTAAAAATATTACACGAAAAATACCCGGACTTGATTGCAGACGGAGAAATGCAGGCAAATTATGCCTTAAACGGAAAATTGCGATACAAAAGATATCCGTTTAGCAAATTGGGTGACAACGATGCAAACACATTGATCTTCCCCAACCTGAGTTCCGGTAATATTTGTTATAAGATTTTACAAACTATGGGGGCAGCCGAAGCCATTGGTCCCGTGCTGATGGGAATGAAAAAACCGATTCATATTTTGCAGCGCGACAGTTCGGTACGTGAAATAATTAACATGGTTGCCATTGCTGTTGTTGATGCGCAGGCAGTTCCAGGAACTGGAGAATAA
- a CDS encoding RNA polymerase sigma-70 factor: MRWSEKISIQKLRDGDKDEFEKIYFDLFDVLYALCYQYTLNKEISEGIVQDSFLRLWEIKNELKEKSNIKNLLYTIAKNNCLNYLRSQQIVWKHLNHIKAREFSYASQLLHDDGDDFLEFEELLNIVSEAIEKLPEEQKQVFKMSRMEEMKYNEIAGKLNLSVKTIESRMSKALKFLRIELKDYLALIVLITNILK, from the coding sequence ATGCGTTGGTCAGAGAAAATAAGTATTCAAAAACTCAGGGACGGAGATAAAGATGAATTTGAAAAAATTTATTTTGATCTTTTTGACGTGTTGTATGCCTTATGTTACCAATATACCCTTAACAAGGAAATATCTGAAGGAATTGTACAGGATTCATTTTTACGTTTGTGGGAGATTAAAAATGAATTAAAGGAGAAATCAAATATTAAAAATCTGCTGTACACCATTGCCAAAAATAATTGCCTGAATTATTTACGAAGCCAGCAAATTGTTTGGAAACATTTGAACCACATTAAAGCCAGAGAGTTTTCCTATGCAAGTCAATTGCTACATGATGATGGCGATGATTTTCTTGAGTTTGAAGAACTGCTTAACATTGTCTCTGAAGCGATAGAAAAACTTCCGGAAGAACAAAAACAGGTTTTTAAAATGAGTCGGATGGAGGAAATGAAATACAATGAAATTGCTGGGAAATTAAATTTAAGTGTCAAAACCATTGAATCACGGATGTCGAAAGCGCTTAAATTCTTGCGTATTGAGTTGAAAGATTATCTTGCTTTAATCGTTTTAATAACAAATATTCTTAAATAA
- a CDS encoding FecR family protein, producing MDPVEIIKFLTDEVEEKEKSAFFERLKKDKQLEKDFLLVQKIWRVAQLHKIDISLTQKKQLFNEFWEKRQKPDKVLFSFTSKILRYAAIFILLISLPVVFFLGKNQGFSHETYTNISCALGDKTEISLPDSSKVSLNSGSELIFNNNFGEKGRQVSLKGEAFFSVAKDKHTPFVVKVNELEVEVLGTEFNLKAYPEEEKVSVTLVEGSLKVSSDNQRTIIEPNQKLVYDKQTQAMTKQILSDTAAETEWKDGRLVFRNESLAELELKLERWFDVDIYFADDQVKTKRFTGILERESILEAISYFGYSKYVGYTINGNEITFYSKN from the coding sequence ATGGATCCTGTTGAAATAATAAAATTTCTTACTGATGAAGTTGAAGAAAAAGAAAAATCAGCATTCTTTGAAAGATTAAAAAAAGACAAACAACTGGAAAAGGATTTTTTGCTGGTGCAAAAGATTTGGCGAGTTGCTCAACTTCATAAAATAGATATATCTCTTACTCAAAAGAAACAACTTTTCAACGAGTTTTGGGAGAAACGACAAAAGCCGGATAAGGTTTTGTTTTCATTCACATCAAAAATCCTTCGTTATGCTGCCATTTTTATTTTGCTTATTTCATTGCCTGTAGTTTTTTTTCTTGGAAAGAATCAGGGATTTTCCCATGAAACCTATACAAATATAAGTTGTGCTTTGGGAGATAAAACAGAGATATCTCTCCCCGACAGTTCAAAAGTCAGTCTCAATTCCGGAAGTGAACTAATCTTCAATAATAATTTTGGAGAGAAAGGAAGGCAGGTTTCCCTCAAAGGGGAAGCTTTTTTCTCTGTTGCAAAGGATAAACATACACCTTTTGTAGTTAAAGTTAATGAACTCGAAGTTGAGGTATTGGGTACAGAATTCAATTTGAAAGCGTACCCGGAGGAAGAGAAAGTCTCGGTGACTCTTGTAGAAGGTAGTTTAAAAGTTTCGAGTGATAACCAAAGGACTATAATTGAACCCAACCAAAAATTGGTTTACGATAAACAGACTCAAGCGATGACAAAACAAATTTTATCTGATACTGCCGCTGAAACAGAGTGGAAAGACGGAAGATTAGTTTTTCGGAATGAATCGCTGGCCGAACTGGAATTAAAACTGGAGCGGTGGTTTGACGTAGATATTTACTTTGCAGATGATCAAGTCAAAACCAAACGGTTTACAGGAATACTCGAAAGGGAAAGTATTTTAGAGGCTATTTCTTATTTTGGCTACTCAAAATATGTTGGATATACAATTAACGGAAACGAGATAACATTTTACTCAAAAAACTAA
- a CDS encoding SusC/RagA family TonB-linked outer membrane protein, which translates to MKLKRNGLSFYRDKRLKKYLTVMKINVFLVLVLTLQTTASVWSQTNNLSLDLKKNTLLELLNTIEDNSDYRFFYNNDEVNVYEEVTVKVEDKSIGEILNIVFKGLPYKFNEINDNVILIERSDAEQSQQNVLSGKVVDEQGQPLPGVTVVIKGTTEGTVTNSEGTFTISNVPENSTLVFSFVGLKSQEVEVGAQTQISVTMQSDVIGLEEVVAIGYGISKKSDLTGAITQVKTDEMKKFTPSNVSDLLRTTVPGLNVGYATSAKGNSSFEIRGETTLTAGASPLIVLDGVIYNGDVSDINPDDIDRMDVLKDASSAAVYGSRATNGVIVITTKRGSSDKPAITFNSSIGVATAANRVRPYDAEGFIQWRSDMFKSVFSATVPSDLWSPFDDPRTIDSQYLDEWLAYHSTDETNMVDAWLAGLRLTGTEIENYKAGITRDWEKDIFHNGLRQDYNISLSGKKPSFTYYWSLGYMDNQALTIGDEFSTIRSRVNLEGQAAKFLKVGLNAQFSYRDESSVPANAGQYQNLTPYSLYYADNSEQLRLYPNDDIQAQHPLLNRKYREREQEYYTFFPKIYSILELPFGITYTMNFTTRLVFYHNYVHDSSEHPSWGLFGGLATREHSLRREWQIDNIINWNRTFLNVHKFDITLLANAEKNRFNSDGMENRYFSPNDVLGYHDMTTGTLPVLSTDDDVETADALMGRINYSYKNKYLFTFSVRRDGSSLFGYSNPRATFPAAALGWVVTEEDFFNSDAINYLKVRASWGTNGNRDINNYAALSRILSGKYLNADQNGVGYTIPTLVINTMENRNLKWEQTQAFNVGIDFNLYNGILSGSVEAYDMSTTDVLVNRELPTLTGYERVYANLGEVVNKGLEITLNSVNIKRPNFEWHTNFIFSLNRNKIVSITGEKFDVYDDNGNIIGQKEPDDITNNWFIGESKDVIWDYKILGTWKIGEEEEAAKWSQAPGDFHLEDVNNDGLLTDEDKQYLGYRSPRFRWTMTNSFNIYKNFEASFIMYSLWGQMSSFDQAKHDNHIEDRRNTWQVPYWTPENPRNDYARLRSAPANGVSYSAWFDRSYIRLENVAISYRLPSALLNRTFIETCRFSLNVRNGGVWAPTWKFGDPEDGTRSQRIFSLGVNLTI; encoded by the coding sequence ATGAAATTAAAACGAAATGGCTTGTCCTTCTATAGGGATAAAAGGCTAAAAAAGTATTTAACCGTTATGAAAATAAACGTGTTTCTCGTATTGGTGCTGACCCTGCAAACAACTGCGTCGGTTTGGTCGCAAACAAATAATCTGTCTCTTGATCTCAAAAAAAACACTTTACTTGAACTTTTGAATACAATCGAAGATAACTCTGACTATCGTTTTTTTTACAATAACGATGAGGTTAATGTTTACGAAGAAGTAACTGTAAAAGTTGAAGACAAAAGTATTGGGGAGATTCTTAACATTGTTTTTAAAGGACTTCCTTATAAGTTTAATGAAATAAATGATAATGTTATTTTAATTGAACGGAGTGACGCGGAACAATCCCAGCAAAATGTTTTATCAGGGAAAGTTGTTGACGAACAGGGGCAGCCTCTTCCGGGAGTAACTGTGGTTATTAAAGGAACAACAGAGGGCACGGTTACAAATTCAGAAGGTACTTTTACAATTAGCAATGTTCCTGAGAATTCTACGCTTGTATTTTCATTTGTGGGTTTAAAAAGTCAGGAAGTTGAAGTTGGTGCTCAAACACAAATCAGCGTTACAATGCAGTCTGACGTTATTGGGCTTGAAGAAGTGGTTGCAATTGGTTACGGCATCTCAAAAAAATCGGATCTAACTGGCGCAATTACGCAGGTTAAAACCGATGAAATGAAAAAATTTACTCCCTCAAACGTAAGCGACTTATTAAGAACAACCGTGCCTGGACTAAATGTTGGCTATGCCACATCAGCAAAGGGAAACAGTTCTTTCGAAATTAGAGGTGAGACAACATTGACGGCAGGTGCCAGTCCGTTAATTGTTCTTGACGGTGTAATTTATAACGGTGATGTCTCCGATATTAACCCGGATGATATTGATCGAATGGATGTTTTGAAAGATGCCAGTTCGGCAGCTGTTTATGGCTCACGTGCTACAAATGGAGTCATAGTAATAACCACTAAACGCGGTTCGAGTGATAAACCTGCCATTACATTTAACAGTAGTATCGGTGTAGCTACTGCTGCAAACCGGGTGCGGCCATACGACGCTGAAGGATTTATACAGTGGCGATCTGATATGTTTAAATCAGTTTTTTCCGCGACTGTTCCTTCTGATTTGTGGAGTCCGTTTGACGATCCCAGAACCATCGATTCCCAGTATTTGGATGAGTGGCTGGCATACCACAGTACCGATGAAACGAATATGGTTGATGCATGGTTGGCAGGGCTTAGATTAACCGGGACTGAAATTGAAAACTATAAGGCAGGAATAACACGTGACTGGGAGAAAGATATTTTTCATAATGGTTTACGGCAGGATTATAACATAAGCTTGTCTGGTAAAAAACCATCTTTTACCTATTATTGGTCGCTTGGATATATGGATAACCAAGCGTTAACAATTGGAGATGAATTCTCAACCATAAGATCTCGTGTAAATCTGGAGGGGCAGGCTGCCAAATTTTTAAAGGTTGGTTTAAATGCACAATTTTCATACAGAGACGAAAGTTCAGTACCTGCCAACGCCGGACAATATCAGAATTTAACCCCATACAGTTTATATTATGCTGATAACAGCGAGCAACTCCGTCTGTATCCCAACGATGATATCCAGGCACAGCACCCTCTTTTAAACCGTAAATACAGAGAGCGGGAACAGGAATACTATACTTTTTTTCCAAAAATATATTCTATCCTTGAATTACCTTTTGGAATAACATATACGATGAATTTTACAACTCGTTTGGTGTTTTATCATAATTATGTGCATGACTCTTCAGAACATCCTTCTTGGGGGTTATTTGGAGGCTTGGCAACTCGTGAACACAGCCTTCGACGAGAATGGCAGATTGATAATATCATTAATTGGAACCGAACTTTTTTAAATGTACATAAGTTTGATATAACACTTCTTGCCAACGCTGAAAAAAACAGGTTTAATTCTGACGGAATGGAAAACCGTTATTTCTCTCCCAATGATGTATTGGGCTATCATGATATGACAACCGGAACACTCCCTGTTCTCTCTACAGACGATGATGTGGAAACAGCCGACGCATTAATGGGGCGAATAAATTATAGCTATAAAAATAAATATTTATTTACTTTCTCGGTCCGTCGTGATGGTTCCTCTTTGTTTGGTTATTCAAATCCACGAGCAACCTTTCCTGCAGCAGCTTTGGGCTGGGTAGTTACAGAGGAGGATTTTTTTAATTCCGATGCGATTAATTATTTGAAAGTGAGAGCCTCATGGGGAACAAATGGGAACAGAGATATTAACAATTATGCAGCTCTTTCAAGGATTCTTTCAGGGAAATATTTAAATGCTGATCAAAATGGTGTAGGATACACCATTCCTACCCTGGTAATAAATACCATGGAAAATAGAAATTTGAAATGGGAACAAACTCAGGCTTTCAACGTGGGTATTGATTTTAATTTATATAATGGTATTCTTTCAGGCTCGGTTGAAGCCTATGATATGTCTACGACCGATGTGTTGGTAAATCGGGAACTGCCAACCTTAACCGGATACGAACGAGTATATGCCAATCTGGGTGAGGTTGTAAATAAAGGTTTGGAAATTACACTGAATAGTGTAAATATAAAGCGACCTAATTTTGAATGGCATACAAACTTCATTTTTTCGCTGAACCGAAATAAAATTGTTTCAATAACAGGTGAAAAGTTTGATGTTTATGATGACAATGGAAATATTATCGGGCAGAAAGAGCCGGATGATATAACTAACAACTGGTTTATTGGCGAGTCGAAAGATGTTATTTGGGATTACAAGATCCTTGGAACATGGAAAATTGGTGAAGAGGAAGAAGCAGCCAAATGGAGTCAGGCACCCGGAGATTTCCATCTTGAAGATGTAAATAACGATGGTTTGCTTACGGATGAAGATAAACAGTATTTGGGCTACCGTTCACCGCGTTTTAGATGGACCATGACCAATAGCTTTAACATTTATAAAAATTTTGAAGCATCATTTATCATGTATTCGCTTTGGGGACAAATGTCATCATTTGATCAGGCAAAACACGATAATCATATTGAGGATCGTAGGAATACATGGCAAGTTCCCTATTGGACTCCTGAAAATCCACGTAACGATTATGCAAGGCTACGATCTGCTCCTGCCAACGGAGTTAGTTACAGTGCCTGGTTCGACAGATCATACATCCGGCTTGAAAATGTCGCCATCTCATACAGGTTGCCAAGTGCACTGTTGAACCGTACATTTATTGAAACCTGCCGGTTTTCTTTAAATGTAAGAAATGGGGGAGTATGGGCTCCAACATGGAAATTTGGAGACCCGGAAGACGGTACGAGATCACAACGAATATTCTCTCTGGGAGTGAACCTGACCATTTAA